The following are from one region of the Populus trichocarpa isolate Nisqually-1 chromosome 8, P.trichocarpa_v4.1, whole genome shotgun sequence genome:
- the LOC7471449 gene encoding serine/threonine-protein kinase BRI1-like 2 produces MESNPVQLFHHLALALLLFVFSVSVSVTEQGPVPSIRTDAAALLSFKKIIQNDPNRVLSGWQINRSPCNWYGVSCTLGRVTHLDLSGSSLAGTISFDPLSSLDMLSALNLSSNPFTVNSTSLLHLPYALQQLQLSSTGLEGPVPEKFFSKNPNLVYVNLSHNNLSSLPDDLLLNSDKVQALDLSYNNFTGSISGSRVENSCNSLSQLDLSGNFLMDSIPPSLSNCTNLKTLNLSFNMITGEIPRSLGELGSLQRLDLSHNHISGWIPSELGNACNSLLELKLSYNNISGPIPVSFSPCSWLQTLDLSNNNISGPFPDSILQNLGSLERLLISYNLISGLFPASVSSCKSLKVLDLSSNRFSGTIPPDICPGAASLEELRLPDNLIEGEIPAQLSQCSKLKTLDLSINFLNGSIPAELGNLENLEQLIAWYNGLEGKIPPELGKCKNLKDLILNNNNLSGIIPVELFSCSNLEWISLTSNQFTGKIPREFGLLSRLAVLQLANNSLSGEIPTELGNCSSLVWLDLNSNKLTGEIPPRLGRQLGAKALSGILSGNTLVFVRNVGNSCKGVGGLLEFAGIKAERLLQVPTLKTCDFTRLYSGAVLSLFTQYQTLEYLDLSYNELRGKIPDEIGEMMALQVLELAHNQLSGEIPASLGQLKNLGVFDASHNRLQGQIPDSFSNLSFLVQIDLSNNELTGEIPQRGQLSTLPATQYANNPGLCGVPLNPCGSGNSHAASNPAPDGGRGGRKSSATSWANSIVLGILISIASLCILVVWAVAMRVRHKEAEEVKMLNSLQASHAATTWKIDKEKEPLSINVATFQRQLRKLKFSQLIEATNGFSAASLIGCGGFGEVFKATLKDGSSVAIKKLIRLSCQGDREFMAEMETLGKIKHRNLVPLLGYCKIGEERLLVYEFMEFGSLEEMLHGRGRARDRPILTWDERKKIARGAAKGLCFLHHNCIPHIIHRDMKSSNVLLDHEMEARVSDFGMARLISALDTHLSVSTLAGTPGYVPPEYYQSFRCTAKGDVYSFGVVLLELLTGKRPTDKEDFGDTNLVGWVKMKVREGKQMEVIDPEFLSVTKGTDEAEAEEVKEMVRYLEISLQCVDDFPSKRPSMLQVVAMLRELMPGSANGSSNSG; encoded by the coding sequence ATGGAGAGTAACCCGGTTCAGCTTTTCCATCATCTTGCACTTGCACTCCTTCTCTTCGTGTTTTCTGTTTCGGTTTCCGTGACCGAGCAGGGTCCCGTTCCATCGATAAGGACCGATGCTGCAGCCCTTCTTTCATTCAAGAAGATTATTCAAAATGACCCAAATAGAGTTTTATCAGGGTGGCAGATTAATCGAAGTCCATGCAACTGGTATGGTGTCTCTTGCACTCTTGGAAGAGTCACTCATCTTGATCTTAGTGGAAGTTCTCTTGCTGGGACCATCTCTTTTGATCCTTTATCTTCTCTTGACATGTTATCTGCTCTGAATTTATCTTCGAATCCGTTTACTGTAAATTCCACCTCTTTGCTTCACCTCCCATACGCACTGCAACAGCTTCAGTTATCTTCTACTGGACTTGAAGGTCCGGTTCCTGAGAAATTTTTCTCCAAGAACCCGAATCTTGTTTACGTAAACCTTTCTCATAATAATTTATCGTCATTACCAGATGATCTCTTATTGAACTCTGATAAAGTTCAGGCACTTGACCTTTCTTATAACAATTTTACAGGGTCCATTTCAGGTTCGAGAGTTGAGAATTCCTGCAACTCCTTGTCGCAACTTGATCTATCGGGAAACTTTTTAATGGACTCCATTCCTCCTTCACTTTCAAATTGTACAAATCTCAAAACTTTGAATCTTTCGTTCAATATGATCACAGGAGAGATCCCCAGGTCTCTAGGTGAACTGGGCAGTTTACAGAGATTGGATCTCTCTCACAATCATATCTCTGGTTGGATTCCTTCTGAGCTGGGAAATGCATGTAATTCACTTCTAGAACTTAAGCTTTCATATAACAACATTTCAGGCCCGATTCCTGTCTCCTTTTCCCCTTGTTCTTGGCTGCAAACTCTTGATTTGTCTAACAACAACATATCAGGGCCTTTTCCAGATTCTATCCTTCAAAATCTTGGTTCATTGGAGAGATTGCTGATAAGTTACAACCTAATTTCTGGATTATTTCCAGCTTCAGTTTCTTCCTGCAAAAGCTTAAAAGTTTTGGATCTTAGTTCCAATAGATTTTCTGGTACCATTCCACCAGATATATGCCCAGGTGCAGCCTCTCTTGAGGAGCTGAGATTGCCGGATAATCTCATTGAGGGAGAAATCCCAGCACAACTATCACAATGTTCCAAGCTGAAGACGCTTGATCTCAGCATAAACTTCCTTAATGGATCGATCCCGGCTGAGCTTGGAAACCTCGAGAATCTGGAGCAGCTAATAGCATGGTATAATGGCCTGGAAGGGAAAATTCCACCGGAATTGGGCAAATGCAAGAATCTGAAGGATCTAATTCTCAATAACAACAACCTAAGCGGCATAATTCCAGTTGAATTATTCAGTTGCAGTAATCTTGAATGGATATCTCTCACAAGCAATCAATTCACAGGTAAAATCCCAAGAGAATTCGGCCTTCTGTCAAGGTTAGCGGTCTTGCAACTAGCGAACAATAGTTTGAGTGGAGAGATACCGACAGAACTAGGAAATTGCAGCAGCTTGGTTTGGTTGGACTTGAACAGCAACAAGCTCACTGGTGAAATCCCACCTCGACTTGGTCGGCAGCTGGGTGCAAAAGCATTGAGTGGAATTCTGTCCGGAAACACTTTGGTGTTTGTTCGGAATGTGGGGAATTCATGCAAAGGAGTTGGAGGTTTGCTGGAATTTGCTGGAATCAAAGCCGAAAGACTTTTGCAGGTACCAACTTTGAAGACTTGTGATTTCACAAGATTGTATTCAGGAGCAGTCCTGAGCCTTTtcacacaatatcaaacactggAGTATCTGGATCTGTCTTACAATGAGCTCCGAGGGAAAATTCCGGACGAAATTGGGGAAATGATGGCCCTCCAAGTTCTTGAATTAGCTCATAACCAGCTATCTGGAGAGATTCCCGCATCACTTGGCCAGCTCAAGAATTTGGGTGTGTTTGATGCATCGCATAACAGATTGCAGGGTCAAATCCCAGATTCATTCTCAAATCTATCTTTCTTGGTGCAAATTGATCTTTCAAATAATGAATTAACAGGGGAAATCCCACAGAGGGGGCAGCTCAGTACACTTCCAGCAACCCAGTACGCAAACAATCCAGGACTCTGCGGGGTTCCACTGAACCCGTGTGGGAGCGGAAATAGTCACGCGGCATCTAATCCAGCCCCAGATGGTGGCAGAGGAGGTAGAAAGAGTTCAGCTACATCGTGGGCTAATAGCATTGTCTTAGGGATCCTCATCTCCATTGCTTCCCTGTGCATTTTGGTTGTGTGGGCGGTAGCGATGCGTGTGAGGCATAAGGAAGCAGAGGAGGTCAAGATGCTTAATAGTCTGCAAGCATCTCATGCTGCTACAACATGGAAGATTGACAAAGAGAAAGAACCATTAAGCATCAACGTTGCTACATTTCAGAGGCAGCTGAGGAAGCTCAAGTTTTCTCAGCTCATTGAGGCCACCAATGGCTTCTCTGCAGCCAGCCTTATTGGGTGTGGTGGGTTTGGAGAGGTGTTTAAGGCCACATTGAAGGATGGTTCTAGTGTTGCAATCAAGAAACTGATAAGATTAAGCTGCCAGGGTGATCGAGAGTTCATGGCCGAAATGGAAACTCTAGGGAAGATAAAGCATAGGAACCTTGTTCCTCTTCTTGGATATTGCAAAATTGGTGAAGAGAGACTGCTTGTGTATGAATTCATGGAGTTTGGAAGTCTCGAGGAAATGCTACATGGAAGAGGAAGAGCACGAGACAGACCGATTCTAACTTGGGATGAAAGGAAAAAGATTGCCAGAGGTGCAGCCAAGGGACTTTGTTTTTTACACCACAATTGCATCCCGCACATTATTCACCGAGACATGAAGTCAAGCAATGTTCTGTTGGACCACGAAATGGAAGCAAGAGTTTCAGATTTTGGAATGGCAAGGCTCATAAGTGCACTTGACACACATCTTAGTGTAAGCACACTAGCAGGAACGCCGGGGTATGTGCCGCCTGAGTACTACCAAAGTTTTCGGTGCACTGCAAAAGGAGATGTCTATTCGTTTGGTGTTGTACTACTGGAACTCCTGACGGGTAAACGCCCCACAGATAAAGAGGATTTTGGAGACACTAACTTGGTGGGTTGGGTGAAAATGAAGGTAAGAGAAGGGAAACAGATGGAAGTGATAGACCCAGAATTTCTCTCCGTAACTAAAGGAACTGATGAAGCTGAGGCAGAAGAAGTTAAAGAAATGGTTAGGTATTTGGAAATATCATTGCAGTGTGTTGATGATTTTCCTTCCAAGAGGCCTAGCATGTTGCAAGTGGTGGCCATGTTGAGAGAGCTGATGCCTGGATCAGCCAATGGAAGCAGCAACAGTGgttga